A part of Rhodamnia argentea isolate NSW1041297 chromosome 8, ASM2092103v1, whole genome shotgun sequence genomic DNA contains:
- the LOC115738131 gene encoding photosystem I reaction center subunit VI-1, chloroplastic-like isoform X1: protein MASLAALAAAPPATIKGLAGSSLAGKKLHLKPTTQSLKPKSLIRSGAVVAKYGDKSVYFDLEDLGNTTGQWDLYGSDAPSPYNPLQSKFSETFARPFTKRGLLLKFLILGGGSTLAYFSATASGNILPIKKGPQLPPKLGPRGKI from the exons ATGGCATCGCTAGCAGCCCTTGCCGCAGCACCACCGGCCACCATCAAGGGCCTTGCCGGAAGCTCACTCGCCGGGAAAAAGCTCCACCTCAAGCCTACCACCCAGAGCTTGAAACCCAAATCCTTAAT TAGGAGTGGTGCTGTGGTGGCAAAATATGGGGACAAGAGTGTCTACTTCGATTTGGAAGATTTGGGAAACACCACTGGGCAATGGGACTTGTACGGATCAGATGCACCTTCACCATACAACCCCCTTCAG AGCAAATTCTCCGAGACATTCGCCCGTCCATTCACCAAGAGAGGGCTATTGCTCAAGTTCTTGATATTGGGAGGGGGTTCGACTCTTGCTTATTTCAGCGCCACGGCTTCTGGCAACATTCTGCCGATCAAGAAGGGTCCTCAACTTCCGCCGAAGTTGGGTCCTCGTGGCAAGATCTAA
- the LOC115737980 gene encoding glyoxylate/hydroxypyruvate/pyruvate reductase 2KGR-like codes for MDAIGVLMTCPMFAYLEQELEKRFKLYRFWDFPSQRQFFKSHSGSIRAVVGNTKLGADSALIDALPRLEIVASYSVGLDKIDLGKYEEKGIRVTNTPEVLTDDVADIAIALMLGVLRKFCGCDAFVRGGKWKGGDFGFTTKFSGKSIGIVGLGRIGSAIAKRAEAFNCPISYYSRSEKPHVHYKYYPNPVALARHCRILVVACALTEETRHIIGREVMDALGPEGVLINVGRGAHVDEPALISALLEGRLGGAGLDVFENEPEVAEELLRMDNVVLLPHVGSDTVETCEAMADLVVANLEAHFTGKPLLTPVV; via the exons ATGGACGCGATTGGCGTCTTGATGACATGCCCCATGTTCGCGTACCTAGAGCAAGAACTCGAGAAAAGGTTCAAGCTTTACCGGTTCTGGGATTTCCCTTCGCAGCGCCAGTTCTTCAAGAGCCACTcgggctcgatccgagccgtcgtCGGGAACACCAAGCTGGGCGCCGATTCGGCGCTGATCGACGCGCTGCCGAGGCTGGAGATCGTGGCGAGTTACAGCGTCGGGCTGGACAAGATCGATTTGGGCAAGTACGAGGAGAAGGGGATCAGGGTCACGAACACTCCCGAAGTTCTGACCGACGACGTTGCTGACATTGCCATTGCTCTGATGCTGGGTGTGCTGAGGAAGTTTTGTGGGTGCGATGCGTTCGTGAGGGGTGGGAAGTGGAAAGGTGGAGACTTTGGATTCACCACCAAG TTCAGCGGCAAGTCGATTGGCATAGTTGGGTTGGGCAGGATCGGTTCCGCCATCGCGAAAAGAGCCGAAGCATTCAACTGCCCGATCAGTTACTACTCCAGATCGGAGAAGCCGCACGTGCATTACAAGTACTATCCGAACCCCGTGGCATTGGCCCGCCACTGTCGAATCCTCGTGGTGGCGTGCGCGCTGACGGAAGAGACCCGCCACATCATCGGCCGGGAAGTCATGGACGCGTTGGGCCCCGAGGGCGTCCTGATAAACGTCGGGCGGGGCGCGCACGTGGACGAGCCCGCGCTGATCTCGGCCCTGCTCGAAGGCCGGCTCGGCGGCGCGGGGCTTGACGTGTTCGAAAACGAACCGGAGGTGGCGGAGGAGCTGCTTCGGATGGACAATGTGGTTCTCCTGCCCCACGTGGGAAGCGATACGGTGGAGACCTGCGAGGCGATGGCGGATCTTGTTGTGGCAAACTTGGAGGCACACTTCACCGGAAAGCCGCTGCTGACTCCAGTCGTATGA
- the LOC115738130 gene encoding protein CURVATURE THYLAKOID 1C, chloroplastic: protein MASILANLPPAPLIHHKPQPLLTAVGTFSVSTPKERGNRLAVVVKATGESSDSSTSLSIVKSVQNVWDKSEDRLAIIGLGFAGVVALWASANLVTAIDKLPLLPSALEFIGILFSAWFTYRYLLFKPDREELFQSIKKSISDILGQ, encoded by the exons ATGGCTTCCATTCTGGCGAACTTGCCCCCAGCACCACTCATCCACCATAAGCCACAGCCCCTCTTGACAGCCGTCGGCACATTCTCAGTCTCCACGCCTAAAG AAAGAGGAAATCGTCTTGCTGTTGTAGTGAAGGCTACAGGCGAAAGCTCCGATTCGTCCACCTCCCTAAGCATTGTCAAGTCTGTGCAAAATGTG TGGGATAAGTCTGAGGATCGCTTGGCTATTATTGGCTTGGGGTTTGCAGGTGTAGTGGCTCTCTGGGCGTCTGCGAATCTTGTAACG GCCATTGACAAGTTGCCACTTTTACCAAGTGCACTGGAATTCATTGGGATACTGTTTTCAGCG TGGTTTACATATCGCTATCTCTTATTCAAACCTGATCG GGAAGAGCTTTTCCAAAGCATCAAGAAGTCCATCTCAGACATCTTGGGACAGTGA
- the LOC115738131 gene encoding photosystem I reaction center subunit VI-1, chloroplastic-like isoform X2, giving the protein MASLAALAAAPPATIKGLAGSSLAGKKLHLKPTTQSLKPKSLMSGAVVAKYGDKSVYFDLEDLGNTTGQWDLYGSDAPSPYNPLQSKFSETFARPFTKRGLLLKFLILGGGSTLAYFSATASGNILPIKKGPQLPPKLGPRGKI; this is encoded by the exons ATGGCATCGCTAGCAGCCCTTGCCGCAGCACCACCGGCCACCATCAAGGGCCTTGCCGGAAGCTCACTCGCCGGGAAAAAGCTCCACCTCAAGCCTACCACCCAGAGCTTGAAACCCAAATCCTTAAT GAGTGGTGCTGTGGTGGCAAAATATGGGGACAAGAGTGTCTACTTCGATTTGGAAGATTTGGGAAACACCACTGGGCAATGGGACTTGTACGGATCAGATGCACCTTCACCATACAACCCCCTTCAG AGCAAATTCTCCGAGACATTCGCCCGTCCATTCACCAAGAGAGGGCTATTGCTCAAGTTCTTGATATTGGGAGGGGGTTCGACTCTTGCTTATTTCAGCGCCACGGCTTCTGGCAACATTCTGCCGATCAAGAAGGGTCCTCAACTTCCGCCGAAGTTGGGTCCTCGTGGCAAGATCTAA
- the LOC115738124 gene encoding rop guanine nucleotide exchange factor 12-like has protein sequence MVRALEKEQEDYRSRLSRFQDMHDNPGRHVKSLSADNSSCAGELSGDDTAMSRSYGARPHNENPAEQQQIGWSLHKSTAKVPKSRQTRDEPKDKHQPSDMDLMKERFAKLLLGEDMSGGGKGVSSALALSNAITNLAASAFGEQKRLEPMAPETRARWKKEIDWLLSVTDHIVEMVPSQQKNNGVNMEIMTTRQRTDLHMNIPALRKLDAMLIDCLDNFKDQNEFYYVKKDEKDSEKGDSKKWWLPTVKVPPNGLSEMSRKWIQFQKDSVNQVLKAAMAINAQVLSEMEIPENYIESLPKNGRASLGDSLYKHITDEYFDPDQFLCAVDMSSEHKILDLKNKIEASIIIWKRKMNNKDSKSSWGSAVSMEKRELFEERAETILLLLKQRFPGISQSSLDISKIQYNRDVGQAILESYSRILESLAFTVLSRIEDVLHADYVAQNPSQAPLKRNPLRDCPSLTGTQKFNAREEIEKLNSSEAPSSMTLLDFMGWNEQEAEEKKDTAADNLLKDSDGKHMDKLSNLRTANKKVSYLENLGGVRSPTSRH, from the exons ATGGTGCGGGCCCTGGAAAAAGAGCAAGAGGACTACCGGTCTAGGCTCTCCCGTTTCCAGGATATGCACGACAACCCGGGGCGTCATGTCAAGAGCTTGAGTGCCGACAATAGCTCATGCGCTGGAGAGCTCTCGGGCGATGACACGGCGATGTCAAGGAGCTATGGTGCGAGGCCTCACAACGAGAACCCGGCGGAGCAGCAACAGATTGGTTGGTCGCTCCATAAATCTACAGCCAAGGTCCCTAAATCACGCCAAACCCGTGACGAACCTAAAGATAAGCACCAACCTTCAG ACATGGATTTGATGAAAGAAAGGTTTGCGAAGTTGCTCTTGGGTGAGGATATGTCTGGTGGAGGAAAAGGCGTTTCCTCGGCCTTGGCCTTGTCGAATGCCATCACAAATCTGGCTG CTTCTGCATTTGGCGAGCAGAAACGGCTAGAGCCCATGGCCCCAGAAACGAGAGCGAGGTGGAAAAAGGAAATCGACTGGCTCTTATCCGTGACAGATCACATTGTTGAAATGGTTCCTTCTCAACAGAAAAACAACGGGGTGAACATGgag ATTATGACAACGAGGCAACGCACCGATCTCCACATGAACATCCCTGCTTTGCGAAAGCTCGATGCGATGCTCATC GATTGTTTGGACAACTTCAAAGACCAAAATGAATTCTACTATGTAAAGAAGGACGAGAAGGACTCGGAGAAAGGAGATTCGAAGAAGTGGTGGTTGCCCACGGTAAAAGTGCCGCCCAACGGTCTCTCGGAAATGTCAAGGAAATGGATCCAGTTTCAAAAGGATTCTGTAAACCAGGTCCTGAAAGCGGCTATGGCAATAAATGCGCAAGTCTTATCAGAAATGGAGATACCTGAAAATTACATTGAATCTCTACCTAAG AATGGAAGAGCAAGCCTTGGAGACTCCCTCTACAAGCACATAACGGACGAATACTTTGATCCCGATCAGTTCCTCTGTGCAGTGGACATGTCGTCTGAACACAAAATCCTAGACCTCAAGAACAAGATCGAGGCCTCAATCATAATatggaagaggaagatgaacaaCAAGGACAGCAAATCATCTTGGGGATCGGCTGTGAGCATGGAGAAGAGGGAGCTTTTCGAAGAGAGAGCAGAGACAATTTTGCTCCTCCTCAAGCAACGGTTTCCGGGAATTTCTCAATCATCACTGGACATTAGCAAAATCCAATACAACCGG GATGTTGGACAGGCTATCCTAGAGAGCTATTCAAGGATACTGGAGAGCCTGGCCTTCACAGTGTTGTCCAGAATCGAAGATGTCCTCCATGCCGATTATGTTGCACAGAATCCATCGCAAGCACCACTTAAGAGGAACCCTCTAAGAGATTGTCCATCACTGACAGGGACACAGAAGTTCAACGCTCGAGAGGAGATAGAGAAGCTTAATTCGTCAGAAGCACCCAGTTCAATGACATTATTGGACTTCATGGGGTGGAATGAACAAGAGGCCGAGGAAAAGAAAGACACAGCTGCTGATAATTTGCTTAAAGACAGTGACGGGAAGCACATGGATAAGCTCTCCAACCTAAGGACTGCCAACAAGAAGGTTTCATATCTCGAGAACTTGGGCGGTGTAAGAAGCCCCACGTCACGCCATTAG